The following are encoded in a window of Limibacter armeniacum genomic DNA:
- the map gene encoding type I methionyl aminopeptidase → MVYYKTDSDIALMRESADLLGRAHAEVAKNIKVGVSLKELDKVAEEFIKDHGAYPSFLDYNGFPASLCMSVNDVVVHGIPNDYRLQDGDIVSIDCGVYYQGFHSDSAYTYPVGNVSAEVMQLLKVTKESLYLAIEQMKVNNRIGDVSFAVQQHAEKHGYGVVRELVGHGLGKSLHEKPEVPNYGKRGRGLKIKNGLVIAIEPMINLGGKGIVQDADGWTIRTRDGKPSAHYEHTVAAHNDQTEVLTTFKYIEEVYKF, encoded by the coding sequence ATGGTTTATTACAAAACAGACAGTGATATTGCGCTGATGCGTGAAAGTGCAGACCTTTTGGGTCGTGCTCATGCTGAGGTTGCAAAAAACATCAAAGTAGGGGTTAGTCTCAAGGAACTTGATAAGGTCGCTGAAGAATTTATCAAGGATCATGGGGCTTACCCCTCCTTCTTGGATTATAACGGATTTCCAGCGTCACTATGCATGTCAGTAAATGATGTAGTAGTGCACGGTATCCCGAATGATTACAGACTACAGGATGGAGACATTGTTTCTATTGACTGCGGTGTCTACTACCAAGGATTTCACTCAGACAGTGCATATACTTATCCAGTAGGAAATGTTTCTGCTGAAGTAATGCAGCTGCTGAAGGTAACCAAGGAGTCACTCTATTTGGCAATAGAGCAGATGAAGGTGAATAACCGTATCGGTGATGTTAGCTTTGCAGTACAGCAGCACGCTGAAAAGCATGGCTATGGAGTCGTGAGAGAGTTGGTTGGACACGGGTTAGGGAAGAGTCTTCATGAAAAACCTGAGGTTCCTAACTACGGAAAAAGAGGTAGAGGACTGAAAATCAAAAACGGTCTTGTGATCGCGATTGAGCCAATGATTAACTTGGGTGGCAAAGGTATTGTACAAGATGCTGACGGTTGGACGATCCGTACTAGAGACGGAAAGCCATCTGCGCATTACGAACATACAGTAGCTGCTCATAACGATCAGACAGAAGTTCTTACCACATTTAAGTATATAGAAGAAGTTTACAAATTCTAG
- the infA gene encoding translation initiation factor IF-1 encodes MPKQSNIQLDGTIVEALSNAMFRVELENGHQVVAHISGKMRMNYIRILPGDRVKLEMSPYDLTKGRIVYRYK; translated from the coding sequence ATGCCGAAACAATCAAACATCCAACTCGACGGTACGATCGTTGAAGCACTTTCAAATGCAATGTTCCGTGTTGAACTGGAGAATGGTCACCAGGTAGTCGCTCATATTTCTGGTAAGATGAGAATGAATTACATTCGTATCCTGCCAGGAGACCGTGTGAAACTGGAGATGTCTCCTTACGACTTGACTAAGGGAAGAATTGTTTACCGTTACAAGTAA
- the rpmJ gene encoding 50S ribosomal protein L36, with protein sequence MKVRASIKKRSSDDKIIRRKGKLYIINKKNPRHKQRQG encoded by the coding sequence ATGAAGGTTAGAGCCTCAATCAAAAAGAGAAGTTCTGATGATAAAATCATCAGACGTAAAGGCAAGCTTTACATCATCAACAAAAAGAACCCTCGTCACAAACAGAGACAAGGTTAA
- the rpsM gene encoding 30S ribosomal protein S13: MARISGVDIPDNKRGVISLTYIFGIGNTSASSILAKAGVDENKKVKDWTDEESMAIRDIINNEHKIEGELKSEIQLNIKRLMDIGCYRGLRHRRGLPVRGQKTKNNARTRKGKRKTVANKKK, from the coding sequence ATGGCACGTATTTCAGGAGTTGATATTCCGGATAATAAGAGAGGTGTAATTTCTCTTACATATATCTTCGGAATTGGTAACACTTCTGCTTCTTCGATCCTTGCTAAAGCAGGTGTTGACGAAAACAAGAAGGTTAAGGACTGGACGGATGAGGAGTCAATGGCTATCCGTGACATCATCAACAATGAGCACAAAATTGAAGGTGAGCTGAAGTCAGAAATCCAATTGAACATCAAACGTCTGATGGACATCGGTTGTTATAGAGGTCTGAGACACAGAAGAGGTCTACCTGTTAGAGGTCAAAAGACTAAAAACAACGCTCGTACCAGAAAAGGTAAGAGAAAGACAGTAGCTAACAAGAAGAAATAA
- the rpsK gene encoding 30S ribosomal protein S11, with the protein MAQKRKDKAKKRVVKVESVGQVHVQATFNNIIISITNLEGQVISWSSAGKMGFRGSKKNTPYAAQQAATDCAKVAYDLGMRKAEVFVKGPGSGRESAIRTIQNSGIEVTSIKDRTPLPHNGCRPPKRRRV; encoded by the coding sequence ATGGCTCAGAAGAGAAAAGACAAAGCTAAGAAGAGAGTTGTTAAGGTTGAGTCTGTAGGTCAAGTACACGTTCAGGCCACATTCAACAACATTATCATCTCGATCACTAACCTAGAGGGACAAGTGATTTCATGGTCTTCTGCAGGTAAAATGGGCTTCAGAGGATCGAAAAAGAACACTCCTTATGCAGCTCAACAAGCAGCAACAGATTGCGCTAAAGTAGCGTACGATCTGGGCATGAGAAAAGCAGAGGTGTTTGTTAAAGGACCAGGTTCAGGCAGAGAGTCTGCAATCAGAACTATCCAAAACTCAGGTATCGAAGTAACGTCTATCAAAGACCGTACTCCACTACCTCACAACGGATGTCGTCCTCCGAAAAGAAGAAGAGTCTAA
- the rpsD gene encoding 30S ribosomal protein S4 gives MARYTGPTSKIARKFNDPIFGACKELKKKNYPPGQHGKNRRRKQSEYAVQLAAKQKAKYTYGVLEKQFRNLFKKAAAKPGITGTNLLQYLEARLDNTVYRLGIAPTRRGARQLVSHKHITVNGEVVNIPSYTLKPGDIVSVRGKSQALKVITESVSGRQRSAYPWLEWDAEKMAGKFLNLPEREDIPENLQEQLIVELYSK, from the coding sequence ATGGCTAGATATACTGGGCCTACGTCGAAAATTGCTAGAAAGTTCAATGATCCAATTTTCGGGGCATGCAAAGAGCTGAAGAAGAAGAACTACCCTCCAGGTCAGCACGGCAAAAATAGAAGAAGAAAGCAGTCTGAATACGCGGTACAGCTTGCTGCTAAGCAGAAAGCTAAATACACTTACGGTGTATTGGAAAAACAATTCCGTAACCTATTCAAGAAAGCTGCTGCAAAACCAGGCATTACAGGTACAAACTTGTTGCAATACCTGGAAGCAAGATTGGATAATACTGTTTACAGACTGGGTATCGCTCCTACAAGAAGAGGTGCTCGTCAGCTTGTATCGCACAAGCACATTACTGTGAATGGTGAGGTTGTAAACATCCCTTCATACACGCTGAAGCCAGGTGATATTGTAAGTGTTAGAGGTAAGTCTCAAGCGCTGAAAGTAATCACTGAGTCAGTTTCTGGACGTCAGCGTTCTGCCTACCCTTGGTTGGAGTGGGATGCTGAGAAGATGGCTGGTAAGTTCCTGAATCTCCCTGAAAGAGAGGATATCCCTGAAAACCTTCAGGAGCAACTGATCGTCGAACTATACTCTAAGTAA